One Treponema pectinovorum DNA segment encodes these proteins:
- a CDS encoding FeoA family protein: MVPLIFAQVGEINCIKKVGGSPEVKKHLESLGFVPGSSVSIVSSIGGNVIVNVKDSRIAISQEMGRKIFI; the protein is encoded by the coding sequence ATGGTGCCATTGATTTTTGCCCAAGTTGGCGAGATAAACTGTATCAAAAAAGTTGGCGGTAGCCCCGAAGTTAAAAAACATTTAGAGTCTTTGGGTTTTGTCCCAGGTAGCAGTGTTTCTATAGTATCTTCCATTGGCGGAAACGTTATCGTAAACGTAAAGGATTCGCGCATAGCAATAAGTCAAGAAATGGGAAGAAAAATTTTTATTTAG